In Ananas comosus cultivar F153 linkage group 7, ASM154086v1, whole genome shotgun sequence, the sequence AACACCTTATGTGCATCTTCAAGAAATACAATATTTGCATGCATAATCACCGCATGCAAGATGTCATGTGAGATTACCAACTCTAATTTGAACGGAGCATACAAGTAATAACCTACATATTTAGATGCTGCATTCAAGAAATCAAGCAAACATGCCTACACGACCATATGTCAAACATCTTATGTGCATCTTCAAGAAGCCCAATCTCTACATACGTGAATGCCATACGAAAAGTATCATACGAGATACACAACTATAATTTGAATAAAGAGTGCAAAAACAGAACGTATTCATCATTTAAGATTTCAAGCAAACCAGACTACACAGTCCTTATGTCAAACACCTGATGTGCATCTTCAAGAAATGCGATCTCTACACAGATGGACACCATATACATGCATGTCTATGCCCTAATCCCCCAAATTACGGACATGCTCAAAtaagatcgatcgatcgataaATCGAGCgatcgcgagagagagagagagagagagagagaggggaggaggaggaggaggaggaaccTTCTCcggaagcggcggcggaggcggcggaggcgatgGGGGAAGGAGCGTCGTAGGGGGAGGAGGAGTCTCGGGAACGGAGACGGAGGGGTCGGGGGTTTCCGCGAACGGATGGGATCGGAGCAAAGCTATTCGGCGTTTCTTCTCCGTAGTGTTTGGGTGCGAAATGCGTTCGCGAAATGGGGGGTTTGGACTTTGGAGCGTGAATGCGGATTAAACTGGGCCGCGGTCTAAACTAAACCCAGCCCAATAGGCTATGTATTGGCCCAATTTTGGGTTTTTCGAATTAGAACTTTGGATCTGTGTTTAAACTCCGGACCTATTTGGATATATCCAAGCATAGCCTGGATCCGACCCGAAAGcttgatatattaattatcgttaCCAACTAATAAAATGTTTAGTTGATACATTTACCTTATACAAGCAATtaagaatataatatattatacataatattATCCTAAAGCTTAATTAATTGGACCTTTGATGTTCCTTACAAATAAAGTGATTTTAGATGTGGCCTAATACTAGTTATCATTTTTATCttagataattaattttttttaaaaattgatgaaatatgaaaattttaaagaagtaatttgattaattagaaACGCCACGTcatctattttagattttttggcTTGTGTAGttttaggtttagtttggtattgagatctatctaacgctacTAGATAAAATTAATGCTTCTGCGTTATCCGGTGGGACCGtgaaaaatatatcgtaaccgactcatcacgATATGCAAAacgtaatattttatatgaaaataaatagaatattttttcatcgttaTTTCTCACTATACGACGCAATCTCTCCGCGATCCCAAAAGAAGCCTTACTTTTATCCGGTCCCAGTTTGGCTGTTGCTCACCGCACGAGGAAATGCTTCGACATCCCGTCGTCGCATGCTCTCTCCCCTCTCCATCCGCCGCCCCCGAGCCCATCTCCGACCCCCGCACCGCGCTCTCCCTCGTCTCCGCCGCGCGCGACCTCCGCCAAGTACACTCCTTCCTCATCCGCGCCGCCGAGCGCCGCCTCTCGCCCTCCACCTACGCCTCCCTCATCCGCGCCCTCTCCAAGAGCTCCGCCCCTCTCACGGCCGTGTCCCTCTTCGTCGACATGCTCCGCCGCTCCCCCTCGCCGTGCTCCGCCCATCTCGAGCGCACCTTCCCTTCTCTCTTCGTCTCCTGCGCCCGCCTCGGCTCGGCCCGCGCCGGAGCTCCGCTCCATTCCATGGCCGTCAAGCTCGGGCTCGCTCCGGACGCGTACGTTCGCAACGCGATGCTGTTCATGTACGCGAATTGCGGCTGTACGGCCGAGGCTTTGGAGCTGTTCCGTAAATGCGTCGCCTTTGATGTTGTCGCTTACAACACCATGATCATGGGTTTTGCGAAAAGTGGTCTCCTTGATGAGGCATGGAAGCTGTTCGAGGAAATGCCTGTGAGAACAGTTGTGACTTGGAGTACTATGATCAGCGGGTACGCGAGGAATGGGAGGAGTAAAGAGGCCATGGATCTCTTTCGTCGGATGCAGGGCGAAGGAGTCGAGCCGAATGCCAATATCCTGGTGAGCTTGTTGGGGGCGTGTGCGAATTTGGGAGCTTTGGATCAAGGAGAGTGGATCCATGCTTACTTAGAGAAGAACAAGTTTGAGCTTAACCCGATTGTGATTACTGCAATTATCGATATGTACTGCAAATGCGGTAGTGTAGAAAAAGCTCTTGAGGTGTTTGAGAGCGCCGAAAATAAAGGGTTATCTTCGTGGAACTCTATGATTCTGGGA encodes:
- the LOC109712957 gene encoding pentatricopeptide repeat-containing protein At2g42920, chloroplastic-like, with the translated sequence MLRHPVVACSLPSPSAAPEPISDPRTALSLVSAARDLRQVHSFLIRAAERRLSPSTYASLIRALSKSSAPLTAVSLFVDMLRRSPSPCSAHLERTFPSLFVSCARLGSARAGAPLHSMAVKLGLAPDAYVRNAMLFMYANCGCTAEALELFRKCVAFDVVAYNTMIMGFAKSGLLDEAWKLFEEMPVRTVVTWSTMISGYARNGRSKEAMDLFRRMQGEGVEPNANILVSLLGACANLGALDQGEWIHAYLEKNKFELNPIVITAIIDMYCKCGSVEKALEVFESAENKGLSSWNSMILGLALDGRCREAIGLFLMLQANGLRPNKVTFIGVLMACNHSGMMKKAWYYFSLMANTYDIEPEIEHYGCMVDALGRAGLLKEAEDLVKTMPMKPDSIIWGALLSACRTYKNTEIGARAAKRVLELDPQDSGGYVILSNTFAGSGEFGDSVGTRVRMKKSGVRKDPGCSVIEVNGLVHEFVASGVLHPQAKEIYELLDGLDSVLRMVRNVAFSGMEFQGLYWC